Sequence from the Capillibacterium thermochitinicola genome:
AATGATGTCTATGTGGTTATAATTAATTAAAACAAAAACGGATTCGCCTTTCGCGGCGAATCCGTCTCGTTTGTAAGGTTAAGTATTAATGTTGGCTAACCAAGTAAACGCTGGTTAACCATTTAAACTGTTGGCGATGACAGTCAACAACTCGCCATCGGCGTCACTTAAGTACTCCCAGTACATGGCCCCGGCCAAACCCTGCTCTTTGACATAGCGGCACTTTTCGCCAATTGATTCTTGATCATCATACGAAATAAACGTGGTCCCGTCATAGAGGAAAGGCGCTTTGGCCACCTCGTCCCAATACCGGGTAAAACCGTTTTTGTTGATGTAGTATTTTTTCAAGTGTTTATAAGGAACGGAACCGCCGCGCCAGATCGTTCCCTGGTGCTTTTGGAATAACCCGTTCCCTTCCTTACCCGGTTCGACCTGGTAAAACTCGCGGCCGTAGGCAGCGACGCCCAATACGATTTTTCCGGCGGGGACGCCCGCTTCCCGGAGACGTTTAACAGCCAAATCAGCCGAAAGCCCTCCCTCCGCGGCGGGATCATTTTCGTTAAGATACAGGTTGGCATGGTGCCCGGTCGTCTCACACCAGGGGCCGTAAAAATCATAAGCCATGACATTAATGGAATTGACTAAAGGATGGACTTTTTCCAATTCAACGACCTCTTTGAACCATGGAGCCCCGTTGGCACAGAAAGAGATCTCCTTGTCCCTTCCCAGTTTCTCCCGGAGGAGTTGAAGGAGGAGGGTGAAGTTTTGCCGGTCTGCCGGACGGGATTTGATGACTCCCATCGCTCCGTTCACCGGGAATTCCCAGTCAAGATCGATCCCATCCAACTGGTGTTTTTCAAGATACTCCACGACACTGTCCACGAAGATCTCCCGGGTGGGGCCGGTGGCCACCATGTCGGAAAAGCCTTCGCCTTCCCACCCGCCGACCGCAACGATCACTTTCAGGTGGGGATACTTTTTCCGGATTTGCTTAACTTCAGCCCATGTCCGTTCGGTAATCATCTGCGCGGAGACGGTATCGGGTACCCCTTTGATGCGTACATCAAGATCAGAGATTCTAAATTCATTATCAATCCGGGCAAAGGATAACAGTAAATGGGTTAATTTGCGACCATGGATCTCCTGGGCGGTCCAGGGTTTCCCGCTCCAAGCCGGTAAATAGGCCATAACCTTATAATTTTGCTTTTTTTTAATGGTACTCCCTCCTTATCGGTTA
This genomic interval carries:
- a CDS encoding glycoside hydrolase family 18 protein — its product is MAYLPAWSGKPWTAQEIHGRKLTHLLLSFARIDNEFRISDLDVRIKGVPDTVSAQMITERTWAEVKQIRKKYPHLKVIVAVGGWEGEGFSDMVATGPTREIFVDSVVEYLEKHQLDGIDLDWEFPVNGAMGVIKSRPADRQNFTLLLQLLREKLGRDKEISFCANGAPWFKEVVELEKVHPLVNSINVMAYDFYGPWCETTGHHANLYLNENDPAAEGGLSADLAVKRLREAGVPAGKIVLGVAAYGREFYQVEPGKEGNGLFQKHQGTIWRGGSVPYKHLKKYYINKNGFTRYWDEVAKAPFLYDGTTFISYDDQESIGEKCRYVKEQGLAGAMYWEYLSDADGELLTVIANSLNG